Proteins encoded in a region of the Dehalococcoidia bacterium genome:
- a CDS encoding ribokinase, whose product MSPFDVAVVGSFMTDLVTRVPHWPRPGESVFASEFGIYRGGKGCNQAIAAARAGARVGMLGRLGADAYGDDFLAALAEEGIVDAGIVRDSDEGTGIALPILDSSGENMIVVAPRANMRLRPADIEAGADLLSGARVLLLQMEVPLDASLAAATITHAGGGTVVWNVAPAVALPDAAFALCDLLVVNEAEASALCGVATTDRAGCAAAARAIAARVPAAIVTLGAAGVLYTAGGSLRRLPGHAVPVLDTTGAGDAFCGALAAALARGEPLEAAIGAGNAAGALCVGRLGAAPSLPRSGQIEELLRNSSATMAWEILHNGREL is encoded by the coding sequence ATGTCTCCGTTCGATGTCGCGGTGGTGGGCAGCTTCATGACCGACCTGGTCACGCGTGTGCCGCACTGGCCGCGGCCGGGCGAGAGCGTCTTCGCCAGCGAGTTCGGCATCTACCGTGGCGGCAAGGGCTGCAACCAGGCGATCGCCGCCGCCCGCGCCGGCGCCCGCGTGGGAATGCTCGGCCGTTTGGGTGCGGATGCCTACGGCGATGACTTTCTGGCGGCGCTGGCGGAGGAGGGGATCGTCGACGCCGGCATCGTGCGTGACTCCGACGAGGGCACCGGCATCGCGCTGCCGATCCTCGATTCCTCAGGCGAGAACATGATCGTCGTCGCTCCGCGCGCCAACATGCGCCTGCGGCCGGCCGACATCGAAGCGGGGGCAGACCTTCTGTCCGGGGCGCGCGTGCTGCTGTTGCAGATGGAGGTTCCGCTCGACGCGTCGCTCGCGGCGGCGACGATCACGCATGCCGGCGGAGGCACGGTGGTCTGGAACGTCGCGCCCGCGGTCGCCTTGCCCGATGCGGCGTTCGCGCTCTGCGATCTCCTGGTCGTCAACGAAGCCGAAGCGAGCGCCCTCTGCGGCGTGGCGACGACGGACCGCGCGGGCTGTGCGGCGGCCGCGCGGGCGATCGCGGCCCGCGTCCCGGCCGCCATCGTCACCCTCGGCGCCGCTGGCGTGCTCTACACGGCAGGCGGCAGCCTGCGCCGGCTGCCGGGCCACGCCGTGCCCGTGCTGGACACGACCGGCGCGGGCGATGCCTTCTGTGGGGCGCTGGCGGCGGCGCTGGCGCGCGGCGAGCCGCTGGAAGCGGCGATCGGGGCGGGAAACGCGGCGGGAGCGCTGTGCGTCGGCCGCCTGGGCGCCGCGCCGTCACTGCCACGGTCGGGACAGATCGAGGAACTGCTGCGGAACAGTTCTGCGACAATGGCCTGGGAGATCCTACATAACGGCCGCGAACTGTAA
- a CDS encoding Rieske (2Fe-2S) protein, with product MNGREESWVRVGSATALRAAGCSVVSAGGHTLAVVASDGQLHAIDNRCPHMGFPLSRGSVADGLLTCHWHHARFDLASGGTLDPFADDVRSYPLRIEGDDVLVEVGAAPIDVAYWQRRLRDGLEQGITLVMAKAVLALSAAAVPAETIAAQGGAFGLRYRGRGWGSGMTILTAVTNVLPALNEEDRPLALTHGLARIAADTSGEAPRFIVEALPAADVPIAQLKVWFRRAVDVRDAEGAERVLQTVLTSGAGVSAALDLLYSAATDHLFIDGGHELDFITKAAEYLEHAGEGQAPAALGSLVRGLCEAQRSEEQYAWRYPIDLPALIAPALEELDAVWPARGNGPVRDLHALSAAFLGEEPAPIAAAVQEELRAGAAPAAVAQAIAYAAALRLARFPTSNEFGDWDSVHNTWSSCSALFRALTRYPSPELARGLYHAAMALYLDRFLMVPAARLPDELPRNGRSANGEELLSELRALFDLNQQVDPAARVIDAYLAAGHDDAPLLATLGQLVLREDAGFHMYQTLEAGLHLYRSLREREPLAARRALLGVTRFLAAHAPTARALNQTVRIAVRLHRGEEIFSEAEAAPA from the coding sequence ATGAACGGACGGGAAGAGAGCTGGGTGCGAGTCGGGTCGGCCACGGCGCTGCGTGCCGCCGGCTGCAGCGTAGTCAGCGCCGGCGGGCACACGCTCGCCGTCGTCGCCAGCGACGGGCAACTCCACGCGATCGACAACCGCTGCCCGCACATGGGCTTTCCCCTCAGCCGCGGCAGCGTCGCCGATGGCCTGCTCACCTGCCATTGGCACCACGCCCGCTTCGACCTGGCCAGCGGCGGCACGCTCGATCCCTTCGCCGACGACGTGCGCAGCTACCCCTTGCGCATCGAGGGCGACGACGTGCTGGTCGAGGTCGGCGCGGCGCCGATCGACGTGGCCTACTGGCAGCGGCGGCTGAGAGATGGCCTGGAGCAAGGGATCACGCTGGTGATGGCCAAGGCGGTGCTGGCGCTCAGCGCCGCCGCCGTGCCCGCCGAGACGATCGCCGCGCAGGGCGGCGCCTTCGGCCTGCGCTACCGCGGCCGCGGCTGGGGCTCGGGCATGACGATCCTCACCGCCGTGACCAACGTGCTGCCCGCGCTCAACGAAGAAGACCGGCCGCTGGCATTGACCCACGGTCTGGCGCGCATAGCGGCCGATACCTCGGGCGAGGCGCCGCGCTTCATCGTGGAAGCGCTGCCCGCCGCCGACGTGCCGATCGCGCAGCTCAAGGTCTGGTTCCGGCGGGCCGTGGACGTGCGCGACGCCGAGGGCGCCGAGCGTGTGCTGCAGACCGTGCTCACGTCCGGTGCGGGCGTCTCCGCCGCGCTCGACCTCCTCTACTCCGCGGCGACGGACCATCTCTTCATCGACGGCGGCCACGAGCTGGACTTCATCACCAAGGCGGCAGAGTATCTCGAGCACGCCGGCGAAGGGCAGGCGCCGGCCGCCCTTGGCAGCCTGGTCCGCGGCCTCTGCGAGGCGCAGCGCAGCGAGGAGCAGTACGCCTGGCGCTATCCGATCGATCTGCCCGCGCTGATCGCCCCGGCGCTGGAGGAGCTGGACGCGGTCTGGCCGGCGCGGGGAAACGGCCCGGTGCGCGACCTGCACGCCCTGAGCGCCGCCTTCCTTGGCGAGGAGCCGGCGCCGATCGCCGCCGCCGTGCAGGAGGAGCTGCGCGCCGGCGCCGCGCCGGCCGCCGTCGCGCAGGCGATCGCCTACGCTGCCGCCCTGCGCCTGGCGCGCTTCCCCACCAGCAACGAGTTCGGCGACTGGGACAGCGTGCACAACACCTGGTCGTCGTGCAGCGCCCTCTTCCGCGCCCTCACGCGCTACCCTTCGCCGGAGCTGGCGCGCGGCCTCTACCACGCGGCGATGGCGCTCTACCTCGACCGCTTCCTGATGGTGCCTGCCGCGCGCCTGCCGGACGAGCTGCCCCGCAACGGCCGCAGCGCGAACGGCGAGGAGCTTCTAAGCGAGCTGCGGGCGCTGTTCGACCTCAACCAGCAGGTCGATCCGGCGGCACGGGTCATCGACGCCTATCTCGCCGCCGGCCACGACGACGCGCCGCTGCTCGCCACACTGGGCCAACTCGTGCTGCGGGAGGACGCGGGCTTTCACATGTACCAGACGCTGGAGGCCGGCCTTCACCTCTACCGCAGCCTGCGCGAGCGCGAGCCGCTGGCGGCACGCCGCGCCCTGCTCGGCGTCACGCGCTTCCTCGCGGCGCACGCACCCACGGCCCGCGCTCTCAACCAGACGGTGCGCATCGCCGTGCGCCTGCACCGCGGCGAGGAGATCTTCTCCGAGGCCGAGGCGGCGCCTGCCTAA